GGTCGGCGGGGGTGGTGTCGGGCTCCGCGCTGCTCACCGAGTCGGTCGCGCCCGCGGACCGGACGGCCGCGCAGGGCCTGTCCGACCTGTGCATGAACGCGGGCGGCGCGATCGGCGGCGTGGCGGCGGGCATCGTGGTCACGGTGTGGTCCTACGGCGCGCTGGGCCTGGTCCTGGGGGTCACCGCGCTGCCGCTGCTGGCGGCGTGCCTGCACTCGTCGTTGCAGCGGGTGCGCTGAACCGGACCGGGAGTGGCGGGCTCAGCGCTTGCGGTTGTGCCAGAGCGCGCGCACGCCCACCACGATCGCCGCGACGAGGGCGGCGACCACCGCGATGGTGCCGATGGGCGAGGACAGGCCGGTGGTGTCCACCTGGAGCAGCAGCACACCCCGAGGTTAGCGCGCGGCGGCGAATTCGCGCACCACGTCCGTTCCACCCGACTCGGGCCACACCGCGCCCCAGCCCAGGCGGCCTTGGAGACCGCGCCGCGGGCGAGGTCGTCCGGGGTGACCTCGCGCTGCCCGGTGACGGGTGCCCGTCGGCCACGGCGAGCACCAGCCTCCGACCGGCTGCTCGACCGCGTGCGGCGGGCCGGGGCGGACTCGGCGGGGATCGGGACCTCCCGGGGCCGGTTCGACGACCACGACGTCGACAGCCGGGCCCGGGCGGCGGCGCGCTAGCCTGGGTGCGATGCGCAACACGGTCTTCCGCAAGTTGATGGCGGACGAGTTCGGCCAGGTCCGGGCGGAGATGGTGGCCCGGGAGCACGTGATGTCGGCGCTGGGCGGCCGCACCGCGGACGAGGCGCTGGAGGCGGGCTTCCCGCCCAAGGAGGTCTGGCTGGCCGTCTGC
This region of Saccharothrix longispora genomic DNA includes:
- a CDS encoding DUF3046 domain-containing protein, giving the protein MRNTVFRKLMADEFGQVRAEMVAREHVMSALGGRTADEALEAGFPPKEVWLAVCDAFDVPEQRR